The Streptomyces sp. NBC_00224 genome has a window encoding:
- a CDS encoding pyridoxal phosphate-dependent aminotransferase: MEFRQSSKLSEVCYEIRGPVIEHANALEEAGHSVLRLNTGNPALFGFEAPEEILQDMIRMLPQAHGYTDSRGILSARRAVAQRYQAMGLPDVSVDDVFLGNGVSELVSMAVQALLEDGDEVLIPAPDFPLWTAVTTLAGGKAVHYICDESADWYPDLDDMASKITDRTRAVVIINPNNPTGAVYPKEILEGILDLARRHQLMVFADEIYDQIVYDDAVAHTAAALAPDLVVLTFSGLSKTYRVAGFRSGWLVVSGPQQHAKNYLEGLTMLASMRLCPNAPAQYAIQAALGGRQSIKELTAPGGRLYEQRNRAWEKLNEIPGVSCVKPKGALYAFPRIDPKVHPIEDDERFVLDLLLREKIQVVQGTGFNWPRPDHFRILTLPHADDLDAAISRIGRFLSGYRQ; the protein is encoded by the coding sequence ATGGAGTTCCGGCAGTCGAGCAAGCTGAGCGAGGTCTGTTACGAGATCCGCGGCCCGGTGATCGAGCACGCCAACGCGCTGGAGGAGGCGGGCCACAGCGTGCTGCGCCTGAACACCGGCAACCCGGCGCTCTTCGGCTTCGAGGCGCCGGAGGAGATCCTCCAGGACATGATCCGGATGCTCCCGCAGGCCCACGGCTACACGGATTCGCGCGGCATCCTCTCGGCCCGCCGCGCCGTCGCCCAGCGTTACCAGGCGATGGGCCTGCCGGACGTCTCCGTCGACGACGTCTTCCTCGGCAACGGTGTCTCCGAGCTGGTCTCCATGGCTGTGCAGGCACTGCTCGAAGACGGCGACGAAGTCCTCATCCCCGCGCCCGACTTCCCCCTCTGGACCGCCGTCACCACGCTCGCCGGCGGAAAGGCCGTCCACTACATCTGCGACGAGTCGGCCGACTGGTACCCCGACCTCGACGACATGGCGTCGAAGATCACCGACCGCACCAGGGCCGTCGTCATCATCAACCCCAACAACCCCACGGGCGCGGTGTATCCGAAGGAGATCCTGGAGGGCATCCTCGATCTGGCCCGCCGCCACCAGCTGATGGTGTTCGCGGACGAGATCTACGACCAGATCGTCTACGACGACGCCGTCGCCCACACCGCCGCCGCGCTCGCCCCCGACCTGGTCGTCCTCACCTTCAGCGGGCTGTCGAAGACGTACCGCGTGGCCGGATTCCGCTCCGGCTGGCTGGTCGTCAGCGGCCCCCAGCAGCACGCCAAGAACTATCTGGAGGGGCTGACCATGCTCGCCTCCATGCGACTGTGCCCCAACGCGCCCGCCCAATACGCCATCCAGGCCGCGCTCGGCGGGCGCCAGTCCATCAAGGAGCTGACCGCGCCGGGCGGGCGGCTGTACGAGCAGCGCAACCGGGCCTGGGAGAAGCTGAACGAGATCCCGGGCGTGTCCTGCGTGAAGCCGAAGGGCGCGCTGTACGCGTTCCCCCGGATCGACCCCAAGGTTCACCCGATCGAAGACGACGAGCGGTTCGTACTTGACCTGCTGCTGCGCGAGAAGATCCAGGTGGTCCAGGGCACGGGCTTCAACTGGCCGCGCCCGGACCACTTCCGGATCCTGACGCTGCCGCACGCGGACGACCTGGACGCGGCGATCAGCCGGATCGGGCGGTTCTTGAGCGGGTACCGGCAGTAG
- a CDS encoding winged helix-turn-helix transcriptional regulator, whose translation MPRQPRRRSYDQYCAAARALDAVGDRWTLLIVRELLAGPRRYTDLHADLPGVSTDVLASRLKDMEREELATRRKLPPPAAATVYELTPRGRELLPVLTALAAWGAPELAERRPTDAVRAHWFAIPLIPLLRRLPYAPAVLDVRLDEGEFHVRTGGDEGDGGAVYGDGSAPDADARLAMDADTCRALAEGTLTVEEGVKTGRIEVTGEGPVAAALRGE comes from the coding sequence ATGCCACGTCAGCCACGCCGTCGAAGTTACGACCAGTACTGCGCCGCTGCCCGCGCCCTCGACGCCGTCGGGGACCGGTGGACGCTGCTGATCGTCCGGGAACTCCTCGCCGGACCGCGTCGTTATACAGATCTGCACGCAGATCTGCCGGGCGTCTCCACGGACGTGCTCGCCTCCCGGCTCAAGGACATGGAGCGCGAGGAGCTGGCGACCCGCCGCAAGCTGCCCCCGCCCGCGGCCGCGACGGTGTACGAACTGACCCCGCGCGGACGAGAGTTGCTGCCCGTACTGACCGCCCTCGCGGCGTGGGGCGCGCCGGAACTCGCCGAGCGGCGGCCCACCGACGCAGTGCGCGCGCACTGGTTCGCGATCCCGCTGATCCCCCTGCTGCGGCGCCTGCCGTACGCCCCGGCGGTCCTCGACGTACGCCTGGACGAGGGCGAGTTCCACGTCCGGACCGGCGGGGACGAGGGCGACGGCGGCGCGGTGTACGGGGACGGGTCGGCGCCGGACGCCGACGCCCGGCTCGCCATGGACGCCGACACCTGCCGCGCGCTCGCGGAAGGCACGCTGACGGTCGAGGAGGGCGTCAAGACCGGGCGGATCGAGGTGACGGGCGAGGGGCCCGTCGCGGCGGCACTGCGGGGCGAGTGA
- a CDS encoding DUF2293 domain-containing protein: MGGSGRGRRPILVIEPRRHHRCAECDRGPLPRLVLDTGAPRCLDCADLGHLVFLPRGDTALTRRAREESTLSAVVIRFHRRRRRYERQGVLVEEAALTYAEERCLADAEARARRRARDALRRAAEDIRFTAALEAEILRLFPGCPPERAHDVAVHASLRGSGRVGRSAAGRALDEDAVTAAVRASVRHLDTPYDELLMARVPRNRARARVAARIEGVLAAWAADGA; this comes from the coding sequence GTGGGGGGAAGCGGGAGAGGGAGGCGCCCCATTCTCGTCATCGAACCCAGACGCCATCACCGCTGCGCCGAGTGCGACCGAGGTCCCCTCCCCCGGCTGGTCCTGGACACGGGCGCCCCGCGCTGTCTGGACTGCGCGGATCTCGGCCATCTCGTGTTCCTGCCGCGCGGTGACACGGCCCTGACGCGCCGCGCCCGCGAGGAGAGCACGCTCTCGGCCGTCGTGATCCGTTTCCACCGCCGTCGGCGCCGGTACGAACGCCAGGGCGTGCTAGTCGAGGAGGCGGCGCTCACCTACGCCGAGGAACGCTGTCTGGCCGACGCGGAGGCCCGCGCGCGCCGCCGCGCCCGCGACGCACTCCGGCGGGCCGCCGAGGACATCCGTTTCACCGCGGCACTGGAGGCCGAGATCCTGCGCCTGTTCCCGGGCTGCCCGCCCGAACGGGCCCATGACGTCGCGGTCCACGCCTCGTTACGCGGCAGCGGGCGCGTGGGCCGCAGCGCGGCGGGCCGAGCCCTGGACGAGGACGCGGTGACGGCGGCGGTCCGCGCGTCCGTACGCCACCTGGACACGCCCTACGACGAGCTCCTGATGGCCCGGGTGCCACGCAACCGTGCGCGGGCGCGGGTGGCGGCGCGGATCGAGGGGGTGCTGGCGGCGTGGGCGGCGGACGGGGCGTAG
- a CDS encoding carbohydrate kinase family protein has product MTDAPAGTGQGAAAPGGGAPRGLLVVGDVVTDVVARHRGPLAPATDTAAEIRTVPGGAGANAACWAARSGCADVRVLGRVGSDALAWHKRRLRRAGVRPLLIPDPAAPTATVVSLVDTATAERTFLTDSGAVLRISPADWNPAFLDGVGRLHLSGYLFFADTSRELALTACRSALDAGIPVSLDPASAGFLAELGVERFLAAAKGVEVLLPNADEARLLTGLAEPAGAAAELSRRFPLVAVTLGAAGALVAVAGEVVARVAAPPPDAAAVDSTGAGDAFTGGFLAALLAGAGPAEAAAAGCRAGAEAVTVVGGRPPVPD; this is encoded by the coding sequence GTGACCGATGCGCCCGCCGGGACGGGGCAGGGCGCGGCGGCCCCCGGCGGCGGCGCGCCCCGCGGCCTCCTGGTCGTCGGGGACGTGGTGACCGACGTCGTCGCCCGGCACCGGGGGCCGCTGGCGCCCGCCACGGACACGGCGGCCGAGATCCGTACGGTCCCGGGCGGAGCAGGAGCCAACGCGGCCTGCTGGGCCGCCCGTTCGGGCTGCGCGGACGTACGCGTCCTGGGCCGGGTCGGGAGCGACGCGCTGGCCTGGCACAAGCGCCGGCTGCGGCGCGCGGGCGTACGGCCGCTGCTGATCCCGGACCCGGCGGCGCCCACCGCCACCGTCGTCTCGCTGGTCGACACCGCGACCGCCGAGCGCACCTTCCTCACCGACAGCGGCGCCGTGCTGCGCATATCCCCCGCCGACTGGAACCCCGCGTTCCTGGACGGCGTCGGCCGGCTGCACCTCTCCGGCTATCTGTTCTTCGCCGACACGAGCCGCGAACTGGCCCTCACCGCCTGCCGGTCGGCGCTGGACGCCGGGATTCCGGTGAGCCTGGACCCCGCGTCGGCGGGGTTCCTGGCCGAGCTGGGCGTCGAGCGGTTCCTGGCGGCGGCCAAGGGCGTGGAGGTGCTGCTGCCCAACGCCGACGAGGCGCGGCTGCTCACCGGGCTAGCCGAACCGGCGGGAGCCGCCGCGGAGTTGAGCCGTAGGTTCCCGCTGGTCGCGGTCACGCTCGGGGCGGCCGGGGCGCTGGTGGCGGTGGCCGGCGAGGTCGTCGCCCGGGTGGCGGCCCCGCCGCCGGACGCGGCCGCCGTCGACTCGACGGGCGCGGGCGACGCCTTCACCGGCGGCTTCCTCGCCGCCCTCCTCGCGGGCGCGGGCCCGGCCGAGGCGGCGGCGGCCGGCTGCCGGGCGGGCGCGGAGGCGGTGACGGTAGTGGGCGGACGGCCGCCCGTACCCGACTGA
- a CDS encoding TerD family protein: MVKGSNVSLSSLSEHADSAMVSLSWSSPSGEGDADVSVLLIDASGKVRSNSDFYFYNNPTAADGSVQLLGLTPTENGNEDRIRLDLTALPADVDRAVIAASRHQRAHFGELENIRLTLTDGSGDGVLGFSIADATVESAFVFGEIYRRNDEWKFRAVGQGYETGLAGLATDYGIEIDEDDEADDESGGITDAPEHDVPGAEENGAADPSGGEESGPVELAVVAEPTAAPLPVPTPREPESTAPAPPRRVRTAKKKVILPRTAKVSLAENDSWRTARLFPASSLKSDREREVRATSILLSVMAQVPEFGRRLTAAFGAPAGRMETFTEVSLPHGENPKRPDGILRVERAGKLWTALVETKTNGNALKPEQVQDYMDIAARRGYEAVITLSNDVALEGSPLVDVKVDGRRKHKVTLWHLSWAEVTQQAQMLLRHEGVRQESHAWLLQELLHYLQHENSGCHGFQNMGSAWVPVRNGIDEETLCPGDPRTVQVVESWERLVRQVCLRLGGELGTKVVPVQRAKRGTDPQSRRVEVADRFCVDGRLDAEIRIDGVPGILGIGADLRTGKLRTSIEVPAPEQGYPLSWVKRLMKQLSEAPADLHVQTLLDGAAVGPRGTLEKLRPEPGDLLPKGPERITGFRLSLSKSVGNTRGNSENGFIRSVDAAVDRFHTTVVAKLEQRAVRRPKSAAAPDAAA; this comes from the coding sequence ATGGTCAAGGGTTCAAACGTCAGCCTGTCCTCGCTCAGCGAGCACGCCGACTCCGCCATGGTGAGCCTGAGTTGGAGCAGCCCCAGTGGTGAAGGCGATGCCGATGTCTCCGTACTCCTGATCGACGCCAGCGGGAAGGTCCGCAGCAACAGCGACTTCTACTTCTACAACAACCCCACCGCGGCCGACGGCAGTGTGCAGCTCCTGGGATTGACTCCGACCGAGAACGGCAATGAGGATCGCATCCGGCTCGATCTCACCGCACTTCCCGCCGACGTAGACCGCGCCGTAATCGCAGCGAGCCGCCATCAGCGGGCCCATTTCGGCGAGTTGGAGAACATCCGGCTCACTCTCACAGATGGATCCGGCGACGGCGTTCTGGGATTCTCCATCGCCGACGCGACCGTGGAGAGCGCCTTCGTCTTCGGCGAGATCTACCGGCGTAACGACGAGTGGAAGTTCCGGGCCGTCGGTCAGGGTTACGAAACCGGGCTGGCGGGGCTGGCCACCGACTACGGTATCGAGATCGACGAAGACGACGAGGCGGATGACGAGTCGGGCGGTATCACCGACGCCCCTGAGCACGACGTACCGGGCGCCGAAGAGAACGGGGCCGCCGACCCCTCGGGCGGGGAAGAGTCAGGTCCAGTCGAGCTGGCGGTCGTTGCAGAGCCAACTGCCGCGCCCCTGCCCGTCCCGACGCCGCGTGAACCGGAGTCGACCGCCCCCGCCCCGCCGCGCCGAGTGCGTACGGCCAAGAAGAAGGTCATTCTCCCCCGAACGGCAAAAGTCTCCCTGGCCGAGAACGACAGCTGGCGGACCGCCCGTCTCTTCCCCGCCTCTTCGCTCAAGAGCGACCGGGAGCGTGAAGTGCGAGCGACATCCATCCTGTTGTCAGTGATGGCCCAGGTTCCCGAATTCGGGCGCCGGCTCACCGCCGCCTTCGGCGCGCCCGCCGGGCGCATGGAGACCTTCACCGAGGTTTCGCTTCCCCACGGCGAGAACCCGAAGCGGCCGGACGGGATCCTTCGTGTCGAGCGTGCCGGAAAACTATGGACGGCTCTCGTAGAGACAAAGACGAACGGCAACGCGCTCAAGCCCGAGCAGGTCCAGGACTACATGGACATCGCCGCCCGGCGCGGTTACGAGGCCGTCATCACGCTCTCCAACGACGTGGCCCTCGAAGGAAGCCCGCTGGTCGATGTGAAGGTCGACGGGCGGCGCAAGCACAAAGTGACGCTGTGGCACCTCTCCTGGGCTGAGGTGACCCAGCAGGCGCAGATGCTGCTCCGCCACGAGGGCGTACGCCAGGAGTCGCACGCCTGGCTGCTGCAGGAACTTCTCCACTATCTCCAGCACGAGAACTCTGGCTGCCACGGCTTCCAGAACATGGGCTCGGCCTGGGTCCCGGTGCGCAACGGGATCGACGAAGAGACTTTGTGCCCCGGCGATCCTCGGACAGTGCAGGTCGTGGAGAGCTGGGAACGGCTGGTACGCCAAGTCTGTCTCCGGCTCGGCGGAGAACTCGGCACCAAGGTCGTGCCGGTTCAGCGCGCCAAGCGCGGGACCGACCCGCAGTCGCGCCGCGTCGAGGTGGCGGACCGGTTCTGCGTGGACGGAAGACTGGACGCCGAGATCCGGATCGACGGCGTACCCGGCATTCTCGGCATCGGCGCTGATCTGCGCACGGGGAAGCTGCGGACGTCCATCGAGGTGCCCGCCCCTGAGCAGGGCTACCCGCTTTCATGGGTGAAGCGGCTCATGAAGCAGCTCAGCGAGGCACCGGCGGATCTGCATGTACAAACGCTGCTGGATGGCGCAGCCGTCGGCCCGCGCGGGACGTTGGAGAAGCTTCGGCCGGAGCCGGGCGACCTCCTTCCGAAGGGACCGGAGCGCATCACCGGATTCCGGCTGTCGCTCTCCAAGAGCGTGGGTAATACGCGCGGCAACTCCGAGAACGGATTCATCCGCAGCGTGGACGCCGCGGTCGACCGCTTCCACACCACGGTGGTGGCCAAGCTGGAGCAGCGTGCCGTACGGCGCCCCAAGTCCGCCGCCGCTCCGGACGCCGCTGCCTGA
- a CDS encoding SWIM zinc finger family protein, with amino-acid sequence MSPLPTTRYDDRRRTFPALGARSERTGTWWGGAWVEALEDLALDPARLARGRKYAEAGHVDAITVTPGRITAYVHGSRPRPYRTELRLRTLPDQAWEDFLDTAAQDPSHIAALLDKDLPHTLADRVDLLPASGDLVPDCSCPDDGYPCKHAAALCYQTARLLDEDPFVLLLMRGRGEQETLAALTRRNTARMAVERETAAPELPTVAAREAVRAASRPELPPPFPPPPRAGHPPAFPTLQGAPDPLALDLLATEAAARAHALLTTGEDPIASLSTWQDAVRLAAAHPGSGVTSTTRALYAALSRATGRTPTDLARAVAAWRQGGLAALAVLEAPWDPPAGPFDRARPALTAAGHPGFRPWRNHLSTPTTQLRYGRDGLWYAYESDPGREDWWPRGIPGPDPVGVLKAWSDR; translated from the coding sequence ATGAGTCCGCTCCCGACCACCCGGTACGACGACCGCCGCCGCACCTTCCCGGCCCTGGGCGCCCGTTCGGAGCGGACCGGCACGTGGTGGGGTGGGGCCTGGGTCGAGGCGCTGGAGGACCTGGCCCTGGACCCGGCCCGGCTGGCCCGCGGTCGAAAGTACGCGGAGGCGGGCCATGTCGACGCCATCACCGTCACGCCCGGCCGGATCACCGCGTACGTACACGGCTCCCGCCCCCGCCCCTACCGCACGGAACTGCGCCTTCGCACCCTGCCCGACCAGGCGTGGGAGGACTTCCTGGACACGGCGGCCCAGGACCCCTCCCACATCGCGGCGCTGCTCGACAAGGACCTGCCGCACACCCTCGCCGACCGGGTGGACCTGCTCCCCGCCTCCGGCGACCTGGTCCCCGACTGCTCCTGCCCCGACGACGGTTACCCGTGCAAGCACGCCGCGGCGCTCTGCTACCAGACGGCCCGGCTGCTCGACGAGGACCCGTTCGTCCTCCTGCTGATGCGCGGCCGCGGCGAGCAGGAGACGCTCGCCGCGCTCACCCGCCGCAACACCGCCCGGATGGCGGTGGAACGGGAGACCGCCGCGCCCGAACTCCCCACGGTCGCCGCCCGCGAGGCCGTCCGGGCCGCCTCGCGGCCCGAGCTGCCGCCCCCGTTCCCGCCCCCGCCGCGCGCGGGCCATCCGCCGGCCTTCCCCACGCTCCAGGGCGCCCCCGACCCGCTCGCGCTCGATCTGCTGGCCACCGAGGCGGCGGCCCGGGCGCACGCCCTGCTGACCACCGGGGAGGACCCGATCGCGTCCCTGTCGACGTGGCAGGACGCGGTCCGCCTGGCGGCGGCCCACCCGGGCTCCGGCGTGACCTCCACGACCAGGGCGCTGTACGCCGCCCTCTCCCGGGCCACCGGCCGCACCCCCACCGATCTGGCCCGAGCGGTGGCCGCCTGGCGCCAGGGCGGCCTCGCGGCGCTCGCCGTCCTGGAAGCCCCCTGGGACCCTCCGGCGGGCCCCTTCGACCGCGCCCGCCCCGCCCTGACAGCAGCAGGCCACCCCGGCTTCCGCCCCTGGCGCAACCACCTCTCCACCCCCACCACCCAACTCCGCTACGGCCGCGACGGCCTCTGGTACGCGTACGAGTCCGACCCTGGGCGCGAGGACTGGTGGCCGCGGGGGATACCGGGCCCGGATCCGGTGGGGGTACTCAAGGCCTGGTCGGACCGCTGA
- a CDS encoding pseudouridine-5'-phosphate glycosidase: MSYDDVLKVSEEVRDALAEGRPVVALESTIIAHGLPRPRNLRVATELEELVRAGGAVPATIAVLDGRPYAGLDKDQLERVAGGGLRKLGHRDLPMALATGASGATTVSATAYLAHWADIRVFATGGLGGVHRGWTETQDESADLRLLARTPVAVVCAGVKSILDVPATLQRLETLGIGVVGYGTDRFPGFYLADSGEPVDWTVRTPEEAADVLRSHDAIGPDSALIVANPVPEAEQLDPELHDRVLAQALAACREQGITGQAVTPFLLDHLVRHTGGASLKANVAAVRGNVRLAAAIAAAL; the protein is encoded by the coding sequence ATGTCCTACGACGACGTACTCAAGGTGTCCGAAGAGGTGCGCGACGCCCTCGCCGAGGGCCGTCCCGTGGTCGCTCTGGAGTCCACGATCATCGCGCACGGACTGCCGCGCCCGCGCAATCTGCGGGTGGCGACGGAGCTGGAGGAGCTGGTACGGGCCGGGGGCGCCGTCCCCGCCACGATCGCGGTCCTGGACGGGCGGCCCTATGCCGGCCTGGACAAGGACCAGTTGGAGCGGGTCGCGGGCGGCGGGCTGCGCAAGCTCGGCCACCGCGATCTGCCGATGGCGCTGGCCACGGGCGCGAGCGGGGCCACCACCGTCTCCGCGACCGCGTATCTGGCCCACTGGGCGGACATCCGCGTCTTCGCCACCGGCGGGCTCGGCGGCGTCCACCGAGGCTGGACCGAGACCCAGGACGAGTCGGCGGACCTGCGGCTCCTCGCCCGGACGCCGGTCGCGGTGGTGTGCGCGGGGGTGAAGTCGATCCTCGACGTACCGGCGACGCTGCAACGGCTGGAGACACTGGGCATCGGGGTGGTCGGCTACGGAACGGACCGCTTCCCGGGGTTCTATCTGGCCGACTCCGGCGAGCCGGTCGACTGGACGGTGCGGACCCCCGAGGAGGCCGCCGACGTACTGCGGTCCCATGACGCGATCGGCCCCGACTCGGCGCTGATCGTGGCCAATCCGGTGCCGGAGGCCGAACAGCTCGATCCCGAACTGCACGACCGGGTGCTGGCCCAGGCCCTGGCCGCGTGCCGGGAGCAGGGGATCACGGGCCAGGCCGTCACCCCGTTCCTGCTCGACCATCTGGTGCGGCACACCGGCGGGGCCTCCCTGAAGGCGAACGTGGCGGCGGTGCGCGGCAACGTACGGCTCGCGGCGGCGATCGCGGCGGCGCTGTGA
- a CDS encoding uridine kinase, translated as MRLEAITWERLTEALAERAVDAQAEGDVPWLRVGVDGAPAARPGELAQSLAEALRVRGRSVLALSTEGFLRPASLRYEYGREDPDTYFDGWFDTAALWREVFDPLEAGGSGRVLPDLWDPVTDRATRSEYRLLPKGGVLLVHGPLLLGRWFPFDLTVHVRLSPGALRRRTEDGARWTLSAFERYEEEVRPAEAADVVVRADDPRHPAWNGTAR; from the coding sequence GTGCGACTCGAAGCGATCACATGGGAACGGCTGACCGAGGCCCTGGCGGAACGGGCCGTGGACGCGCAGGCCGAGGGCGACGTCCCCTGGCTGCGCGTCGGCGTCGACGGGGCGCCCGCGGCCCGTCCCGGTGAGCTGGCGCAGTCGCTCGCCGAGGCGCTGCGCGTACGGGGGCGGTCGGTGCTCGCCCTGTCCACGGAGGGCTTCCTGCGGCCCGCCTCGCTGCGCTACGAGTACGGCCGCGAGGACCCGGACACGTACTTCGACGGCTGGTTCGACACCGCCGCGCTCTGGCGGGAGGTGTTCGATCCGCTGGAGGCCGGGGGCAGCGGTCGGGTGCTGCCCGACCTCTGGGACCCGGTGACGGACCGAGCGACCCGGAGCGAGTACCGGCTCCTCCCGAAGGGAGGAGTGCTGCTGGTGCACGGGCCGTTGCTCCTGGGGCGCTGGTTCCCCTTCGACCTCACCGTCCACGTTCGTCTCTCGCCGGGCGCGCTGCGGCGGCGCACGGAGGACGGCGCCCGGTGGACGCTGTCCGCGTTCGAGCGGTACGAGGAGGAGGTGCGGCCCGCCGAGGCCGCCGACGTGGTCGTGCGCGCCGACGACCCCAGGCATCCGGCATGGAACGGCACGGCCCGCTAG